The Comamonas sp. GB3 AK4-5 genome includes a region encoding these proteins:
- a CDS encoding ShlB/FhaC/HecB family hemolysin secretion/activation protein has translation MRKPRSRRMFARVALLAIGIHGMLGASASHAQSDELANPAAAAKPGRVTIREYIVRGNSTLDAETIEKAVYPHLGPDRTMADIEAARDALQKAYNDGGYQSVYVDLSEQQVIGGVVILQVAETKVGRVRVTGAHYHSPMEIRNQVPALQESEVPNFRLAQAQLGELNHTPDRQVIPSVKPGQIPGTMDVDLQVDDKTPWSFSAGLNNDYSADTSNLRATATISHSNLWQRGHSASITFFTAPREMADSKVMSASYSAPLSKRWSLDFSGYKSDSNVATVGDTNVLGKGHSVGVAARYTWEPMGSWSHSTAIGLEFKDFDEDLQFGTDSQSAPISYTPITLSYNGYRTTEASQSAIDLGLIGASRSFFSIGSDDNAFNDKRWLANPSFLVFKGNLKHTQDFARGWQVQGRVNFQLASGPLVSNEQFSAGGTTSVRGYYAAERTGDDGYLLGAELRTPSLGTWLGTAVSEWRFYAFAETAGLRLRDPLPEQEARYQLASVGLGTRLRLFNWFSATLDWGYPLRDGPQTEKHDPRLNFNLHASF, from the coding sequence ATGCGAAAGCCGCGCTCACGTCGCATGTTCGCCCGGGTCGCCTTGCTGGCCATCGGCATCCATGGAATGCTGGGAGCCAGCGCCTCCCATGCACAGTCAGATGAGCTCGCCAACCCGGCAGCCGCAGCCAAACCGGGGCGGGTCACCATTCGCGAGTACATCGTGCGCGGCAACTCCACCCTGGACGCCGAGACCATCGAAAAAGCGGTCTACCCGCACCTGGGGCCCGATCGCACCATGGCCGACATCGAGGCCGCTCGCGATGCACTACAAAAGGCCTACAACGACGGCGGCTACCAGTCGGTCTACGTTGACTTGTCCGAACAACAGGTTATCGGCGGGGTAGTGATCCTGCAGGTGGCAGAGACCAAGGTCGGGCGGGTGCGCGTCACCGGGGCCCACTACCACTCCCCCATGGAAATTCGCAACCAGGTGCCAGCGCTGCAGGAAAGCGAAGTGCCGAACTTCCGGTTGGCGCAGGCCCAATTGGGCGAGCTCAATCACACGCCCGACAGACAGGTCATTCCCAGCGTCAAGCCTGGGCAAATCCCCGGCACCATGGATGTGGACCTGCAGGTTGACGACAAAACCCCCTGGAGCTTCAGCGCCGGCCTGAACAATGACTACAGCGCCGACACCAGCAACCTGCGCGCCACGGCGACCATCAGCCACAGCAATCTTTGGCAGCGCGGGCATTCAGCGTCCATCACCTTCTTCACCGCCCCCCGGGAAATGGCGGACTCCAAGGTTATGTCCGCCTCCTATTCCGCACCACTGAGCAAGCGCTGGAGCCTGGACTTCTCCGGCTACAAGAGCGACAGCAACGTGGCCACGGTGGGCGACACCAATGTGCTGGGCAAGGGCCATTCGGTGGGCGTGGCTGCCCGCTATACCTGGGAGCCCATGGGCAGCTGGTCTCACTCGACGGCGATCGGGCTGGAGTTCAAGGACTTCGATGAAGACCTGCAATTCGGCACGGACAGCCAGAGTGCGCCAATCAGCTACACGCCCATCACGCTCTCCTACAACGGCTACCGGACAACGGAGGCCTCGCAGTCCGCAATCGACCTGGGCCTGATCGGCGCTTCACGCAGCTTCTTCAGCATCGGCAGCGACGACAACGCATTCAACGACAAACGCTGGCTGGCCAATCCGAGCTTCTTGGTCTTCAAGGGCAATCTGAAGCACACGCAGGACTTCGCGCGTGGCTGGCAAGTGCAGGGCCGCGTCAACTTCCAGCTGGCGTCAGGGCCACTGGTCTCCAACGAGCAGTTTTCGGCAGGTGGCACCACCAGTGTCCGTGGCTACTACGCCGCCGAACGCACCGGCGACGACGGCTATCTGCTGGGTGCCGAGCTGCGCACGCCATCGCTGGGCACATGGCTCGGTACGGCGGTCAGTGAGTGGCGCTTCTACGCGTTTGCAGAAACCGCAGGCCTGCGGCTGCGCGATCCACTACCCGAACAAGAGGCGCGCTATCAGCTGGCAAGTGTGGGCCTCGGCACGCGCCTGCGGCTCTTCAACTGGTTCTCCGCAACCCTTGACTGGGGCTACCCGCTACGGGACGGACCCCAAACGGAAAAGCACGACCCTCGCCTGAATTTCAACCTTCACGCTAGTTTTTGA
- a CDS encoding peptidylprolyl isomerase, which yields MNRKHCQSMVRGLFKAGVLLALHAPVAWGQEADHPVASSGNVSVSSQEIQTQLAALPPAQREQLAKHPAALEQWVRARLVDKLLRQEASTQQWDKRPEVASQIEKMKQELVVRSYLASVSKVPDDYPTDTEVAAAYSRVKDSLLKPAGYRVSQVFLAAPRTDTAAQEQARKTATEVVKKARQPKVDFSKLALEYGKKDAPPSTDTGWVTLEQLLPEVRSVVARLKPGEVSEPVASAAGLHVLKLVDMRQAQPATLDESREVLKTRLRQERQSQIARAYLDSLGNAAAIKVDTQAVKAAQESSSAGANTRQ from the coding sequence ATGAACCGCAAGCACTGCCAATCCATGGTCCGAGGCCTGTTCAAGGCAGGTGTCTTGCTGGCCCTCCACGCGCCTGTGGCCTGGGGGCAAGAGGCGGATCACCCCGTGGCCTCCTCCGGCAACGTCTCGGTTTCCAGCCAGGAGATACAGACACAGCTCGCCGCCCTTCCGCCGGCGCAGCGCGAGCAACTCGCCAAGCACCCTGCTGCGCTGGAGCAATGGGTCCGGGCAAGGCTGGTCGACAAATTGCTGCGCCAAGAGGCCAGCACCCAGCAATGGGACAAGCGCCCCGAGGTCGCTAGCCAGATCGAGAAAATGAAGCAGGAGTTGGTGGTTCGCTCCTATCTGGCATCGGTCAGCAAGGTGCCTGATGACTACCCGACGGATACCGAAGTGGCCGCCGCGTACAGCCGGGTCAAGGACAGCCTGCTCAAACCGGCAGGCTATCGCGTCAGCCAAGTCTTTCTTGCAGCGCCCCGCACGGATACCGCCGCACAGGAACAGGCCCGAAAAACAGCCACCGAAGTGGTGAAAAAGGCGCGGCAACCCAAGGTGGATTTCTCCAAGCTGGCGTTGGAATACGGCAAGAAAGACGCACCACCGTCCACCGACACCGGCTGGGTCACATTGGAGCAGTTGCTGCCCGAGGTCCGCAGCGTAGTGGCCCGCCTGAAGCCGGGAGAGGTATCCGAGCCCGTGGCGTCGGCGGCGGGTCTGCATGTGCTCAAACTGGTGGATATGCGCCAGGCCCAGCCTGCGACGCTTGACGAATCCAGGGAAGTGCTGAAGACACGCCTGCGCCAGGAACGCCAAAGCCAGATCGCGCGCGCATACCTTGACAGCCTTGGCAACGCTGCAGCCATCAAGGTGGATACCCAGGCGGTGAAAGCCGCCCAGGAAAGCAGCAGCGCCGGTGCCAATACCCGCCAATAG
- a CDS encoding energy transducer TonB produces the protein MTDRNSLPPPENHGGDPLDSFFAPEQPVARRDLMPVVKPVAAIAIVGLLAYFAWQWAHQTSGVQRKPPELTAITPISPPPPPPPPERPKEEPPPPEQQVFEPTPTPVDEPKPADEPKPADEPKAADANADPMQMNADAQAGGDAFNIGAGAGRGMGGSGGTGRIGSATYGQYLGYALQKLVRESDSTGYLAYQLDVDIWIDREGRVTNAQIRHSSGDTEVDNKVATVLRNAVLSQRPTSTTTMPVKVRLNSRRPS, from the coding sequence GTGACCGATCGCAATTCCCTGCCACCACCCGAGAACCACGGGGGTGATCCGCTCGACAGCTTCTTCGCCCCGGAGCAGCCCGTGGCGCGTCGAGATCTCATGCCTGTGGTCAAACCTGTGGCCGCCATAGCGATCGTGGGCCTGCTGGCCTACTTCGCCTGGCAATGGGCCCACCAGACCTCCGGGGTGCAGCGCAAGCCACCGGAGCTGACCGCCATCACCCCCATCTCACCGCCGCCGCCCCCTCCGCCGCCCGAGCGGCCGAAGGAAGAACCACCGCCACCCGAGCAGCAGGTGTTCGAGCCCACGCCAACCCCTGTCGACGAGCCCAAGCCTGCGGATGAGCCCAAACCCGCTGACGAGCCGAAAGCAGCCGATGCCAATGCCGATCCGATGCAGATGAACGCAGATGCCCAGGCCGGCGGCGACGCTTTCAACATCGGTGCGGGGGCCGGTCGCGGCATGGGAGGGTCGGGAGGTACAGGACGAATTGGCAGCGCGACGTATGGACAGTACCTCGGCTACGCACTCCAGAAGCTGGTGCGTGAAAGCGACAGCACCGGCTACCTGGCGTACCAACTCGACGTCGACATCTGGATAGACCGTGAAGGCCGGGTGACCAACGCCCAGATCAGGCATTCCAGCGGTGATACGGAAGTCGATAACAAGGTTGCAACCGTATTGCGCAACGCCGTGCTGAGCCAGCGCCCGACCTCGACCACGACCATGCCTGTAAAGGTACGACTGAACAGCCGCCGTCCCTCCTGA
- a CDS encoding DNA repair protein has protein sequence MRQSLKHAAGWALGLVLALPALGQAQSLEERLRTQLRNTAQRLQQVQSQQAQITAAKTTAEAERDAAQRELTALRSEVEGLRTRAARLLDEQTALRRQALAQTANNHDQMQQAQKAQTAYQALERQATTWQSESSSLKAKLAGRDGQYQLCVAKNQALYQAGRELLTAYEAFGTADLLALRQPFSGSGRVLFDEKAQTFGDRLYQGQVDAGTPPDAPIAKQ, from the coding sequence ATGAGGCAATCCTTGAAACATGCTGCAGGCTGGGCCCTCGGGCTGGTGCTGGCATTGCCAGCCTTAGGGCAGGCACAGAGCCTGGAAGAGCGCTTGCGCACGCAGCTGCGCAATACGGCCCAGCGGCTCCAGCAGGTGCAGAGCCAGCAGGCACAGATCACGGCAGCCAAGACCACCGCAGAGGCCGAGCGCGACGCGGCGCAACGCGAGTTGACGGCTCTGCGCTCCGAAGTGGAGGGTCTGCGCACCCGTGCAGCTCGCCTGCTGGACGAGCAGACCGCGCTGCGGCGCCAGGCCCTGGCGCAAACCGCGAACAACCACGACCAGATGCAGCAGGCCCAAAAGGCACAGACCGCCTACCAGGCACTGGAACGCCAGGCCACCACCTGGCAATCCGAATCCTCATCGCTCAAAGCCAAGCTGGCCGGGCGCGATGGCCAATACCAGTTGTGCGTTGCCAAAAACCAAGCGCTCTACCAGGCTGGCCGGGAGCTGCTGACGGCCTATGAGGCATTCGGCACTGCGGATCTGCTGGCCCTGCGCCAGCCCTTCTCCGGCAGCGGGCGGGTGTTGTTCGACGAGAAAGCCCAAACCTTCGGCGACCGCCTCTACCAGGGCCAAGTCGATGCAGGCACACCGCCGGACGCGCCCATTGCCAAGCAATAA
- a CDS encoding DUF2341 domain-containing protein, translated as MTSALLPSLSYAADWWQGEWKYRKQIAIDTTPGGGAIGEAVGRTPLLVRLHTGNFSFEGVAENGSDLRFIAADGKTVLNHQIESFDPLLGIATIWVDLPQIDAGSRQDIWLYYGNEAAPSSANGQLVFDPNYLLVYHFHEAADIPARDTSAYGNHAQTAAGTAIDSVIGRGLQLAGGQALVLPASPSLALAADGEFTFSAWLRVDQASGDQLIYARRDMGHSLLIGISQGEPFVAVDGQRSNQAQPLTAGAWQHVAVTAKGQQVQLYVNGHPSASLAVSLPALTSAAAIGADIAAAPAATLPDNTAPAAFVPFSGAIDEVRISKVARPAALILADAIAQGSESRLVQYGTDEQQSSLHLGGLAFLIKAVPFDAWIVLAILAFMMVQTWIVMISKSRRAKLLQNRNEAFREAFGKVGTHLEMLADDSRAKEKLQDSSLWRLYAVAVNELRVRRQQGAETYSGSSSTTIEAIRVSMDAARTKEMQKLGSRMGLLSNAIAGGPYIGLFGTVLGIMVVFLGTAMAGDVNINAIAPGMAAALLATAAGLFVAIPALFGYNSILGRNKEISADMRIFVDEFVARLAEVHGESLTAAPLHHPTRQSAPMGVAPAI; from the coding sequence GTGACAAGCGCCCTTCTTCCTTCTCTGTCCTATGCGGCCGACTGGTGGCAGGGGGAGTGGAAATACCGCAAGCAGATTGCGATCGACACCACTCCGGGCGGCGGCGCGATCGGTGAAGCCGTCGGCCGCACCCCATTGCTGGTGCGCCTGCACACCGGCAACTTTTCCTTCGAAGGTGTGGCCGAAAACGGCTCGGATCTGCGCTTCATCGCAGCCGACGGCAAGACGGTTCTCAATCACCAGATCGAGAGCTTCGACCCACTGCTGGGCATCGCCACCATCTGGGTGGACCTGCCCCAGATCGATGCGGGCAGCCGCCAGGACATCTGGCTGTACTACGGCAATGAGGCCGCGCCCAGCAGCGCCAATGGCCAGCTCGTCTTCGACCCCAACTACCTGCTGGTCTATCACTTTCATGAGGCGGCCGATATACCGGCACGCGACACCTCGGCCTACGGCAACCATGCGCAGACTGCAGCTGGCACCGCCATTGACAGTGTTATCGGGCGAGGCCTGCAGCTGGCTGGTGGTCAGGCACTCGTATTGCCCGCGTCGCCTTCTCTGGCGTTGGCTGCGGATGGCGAGTTCACCTTCAGCGCCTGGCTTCGCGTGGACCAGGCCAGCGGCGACCAGCTCATCTATGCGCGGCGCGACATGGGCCATTCGCTGCTGATCGGCATCAGCCAGGGCGAGCCCTTTGTGGCCGTTGATGGCCAGCGCAGCAACCAGGCCCAGCCGCTCACAGCGGGAGCCTGGCAGCATGTGGCAGTGACGGCCAAGGGGCAGCAGGTACAGCTTTATGTCAACGGCCACCCCTCGGCATCCTTGGCGGTTTCGCTGCCGGCCCTGACATCGGCAGCAGCCATTGGCGCAGACATCGCTGCAGCACCGGCCGCGACCCTGCCCGATAACACCGCGCCCGCAGCCTTCGTGCCTTTCTCGGGAGCCATCGATGAGGTACGCATCTCCAAGGTCGCCCGCCCGGCGGCACTGATCCTGGCTGACGCCATCGCCCAAGGCAGCGAGTCCCGCCTGGTGCAGTACGGCACTGACGAGCAGCAGTCCAGCCTTCACCTCGGCGGCCTGGCATTCCTGATCAAAGCGGTGCCCTTCGATGCCTGGATTGTGCTGGCCATTCTGGCCTTCATGATGGTCCAGACCTGGATCGTCATGATCAGCAAGAGCCGTCGCGCCAAGCTGCTGCAGAACCGCAACGAGGCATTTCGCGAAGCATTCGGCAAGGTCGGCACGCACCTGGAAATGCTGGCCGATGACAGCCGCGCCAAGGAAAAGCTCCAGGACTCCTCGCTCTGGCGCCTGTATGCCGTCGCCGTCAATGAACTGCGCGTGCGCCGCCAGCAAGGTGCCGAGACCTACTCGGGCTCCAGCAGCACCACCATTGAAGCGATCCGGGTATCGATGGATGCGGCTCGCACCAAGGAAATGCAGAAACTGGGTTCACGCATGGGCTTGCTGTCCAACGCGATCGCAGGCGGCCCTTACATCGGCCTGTTTGGCACGGTGCTTGGCATCATGGTGGTGTTCCTTGGCACCGCCATGGCAGGCGATGTGAACATCAACGCGATCGCCCCGGGGATGGCCGCTGCGCTGCTGGCTACTGCGGCAGGCCTGTTCGTCGCCATTCCGGCCTTGTTTGGCTACAACAGCATCCTCGGTCGCAACAAGGAAATCAGCGCCGACATGCGCATCTTTGTTGATGAGTTCGTCGCCCGCCTGGCCGAAGTTCACGGGGAGTCTCTGACAGCGGCGCCCCTCCATCACCCCACGCGACAGTCTGCGCCCATGGGCGTGGCGCCCGCCATCTGA
- a CDS encoding ExbD/TolR family protein: MVSISSSVDDDEGSAVDSINVTPLVDVLMVVLVMFILTATAQIAGIKINLPKASSSVSLSQPKTKAISINEVGQVFLDAYPVTLPELEDRLRTEKALTPNVPVIVRGDQVVQYQKVVEVLDLLRRLELSQVGLVTGKPH; this comes from the coding sequence ATGGTCTCCATCTCTTCTTCCGTCGATGACGACGAAGGCAGCGCCGTCGACAGCATCAATGTCACGCCCCTGGTTGACGTGCTCATGGTGGTGTTGGTGATGTTCATCCTCACCGCGACGGCACAGATCGCCGGCATCAAGATCAACCTGCCCAAGGCCAGTTCCAGCGTCTCCCTGTCGCAGCCCAAGACCAAGGCGATCTCCATCAACGAAGTCGGCCAGGTCTTTCTGGATGCGTATCCGGTCACGCTGCCGGAGCTGGAAGACAGGCTGCGCACCGAAAAAGCGCTGACTCCGAACGTCCCTGTGATTGTGCGCGGCGACCAGGTCGTGCAATACCAGAAGGTGGTCGAAGTGCTTGATCTGCTGCGCCGCCTGGAGCTGTCGCAAGTCGGGCTTGTCACCGGCAAGCCCCACTGA
- a CDS encoding putative porin: protein MKFQPTQLARMMALALTFGAMQPPAHAQTAGGADVTVELIELLVQTGVIKQEQASTLLARAKAKAQAKVAQASADPGAATAQPGDVRVPYIPPSARKQIQQEVKEEMMVQAKAEGWATPNTFPDWVSRITVEGDVRARNESRLYDSRNSDEIIDFAAFNKNGPVPTVVGNTANPYDLPYLNTRKDHRNLWRYRARLGVSAVISDRWTSGIRLASGSDNNPVSTSDTLGNDMGKKSIWLDQAYISYQAAPWAKVTVGRASNPFWSTDMLYSDDLQFDGISAQLSHAFQDQPVTAFGNLGVYALDYANTPWRSDTGTEGKNESKWLLGAQIGASWKANADHTLKGALAYYQFENIAGQRSSACTVYASSDACDTDWSRPAFMQKGNTLFLLRDIRQWSSDSSDWNEWQYVGLASKFNLLDMNLSWDARLFDGLGLRLDGNYIHNLAYSKDKMIARAGGLSNIATNAEGSSGTTTGIQSGADAWMLQATVSRGMKLDRAGNWRIFAGYKYIQPDAMPDGYNDSGFHLGGTNARGYFLGGSYAFDKNVSGQMSWSSSKEVYGSPLSIDMIRFDLNARF from the coding sequence ATGAAGTTTCAACCCACCCAGCTGGCCCGCATGATGGCCCTGGCCTTGACATTCGGAGCCATGCAGCCGCCCGCGCACGCCCAGACGGCAGGCGGAGCGGATGTGACGGTCGAGCTGATCGAATTGCTGGTGCAGACCGGCGTGATCAAGCAGGAACAAGCCAGCACGCTGCTCGCGCGGGCCAAGGCCAAGGCACAAGCCAAGGTGGCACAGGCGTCGGCAGACCCCGGCGCCGCCACCGCGCAGCCGGGCGATGTGCGCGTGCCCTATATCCCGCCATCGGCGCGCAAGCAAATCCAGCAGGAAGTCAAAGAAGAAATGATGGTGCAGGCCAAGGCCGAAGGCTGGGCAACGCCCAATACCTTCCCGGACTGGGTCTCGCGCATCACGGTCGAAGGCGATGTGCGCGCACGCAACGAATCGCGCCTGTACGACAGCCGCAACAGCGACGAGATCATCGACTTCGCCGCCTTCAACAAGAACGGGCCGGTTCCCACCGTGGTGGGCAACACGGCAAATCCCTACGATCTTCCCTATCTGAATACCCGCAAAGACCACCGCAATCTGTGGCGCTACCGCGCGCGGCTGGGCGTGTCGGCCGTGATCTCCGATCGCTGGACATCCGGCATCCGCCTGGCCAGCGGCAGCGACAACAACCCAGTATCCACATCCGATACCTTGGGCAATGACATGGGCAAGAAGAGCATCTGGCTCGACCAGGCCTACATCAGCTACCAGGCCGCGCCCTGGGCAAAGGTGACGGTAGGCCGTGCAAGCAATCCGTTCTGGTCCACCGACATGCTGTATTCGGACGACCTCCAGTTCGACGGCATCTCGGCCCAGCTGTCCCATGCGTTCCAGGACCAGCCTGTGACTGCCTTTGGCAACCTGGGGGTGTATGCACTGGATTACGCCAACACCCCCTGGCGTTCGGACACGGGCACCGAGGGCAAGAACGAAAGCAAGTGGCTGCTGGGTGCACAGATTGGCGCATCGTGGAAGGCCAATGCCGACCACACCCTCAAGGGTGCGCTGGCCTATTACCAATTCGAGAACATCGCAGGCCAGCGCTCCTCGGCCTGTACGGTCTACGCCTCGTCCGACGCCTGCGACACCGACTGGTCGCGCCCGGCCTTCATGCAAAAAGGCAATACCTTGTTCTTGCTGCGCGATATCCGCCAGTGGTCGTCCGACTCATCTGACTGGAACGAGTGGCAGTATGTAGGCCTGGCGTCCAAGTTCAATCTGCTGGACATGAACCTGTCGTGGGATGCACGCCTTTTCGACGGCCTGGGGCTGCGCCTGGATGGCAACTACATCCACAACCTGGCGTACAGCAAGGACAAGATGATTGCCCGCGCCGGTGGCCTCAGCAATATCGCGACCAATGCCGAGGGCTCCAGCGGCACGACAACAGGTATCCAAAGCGGCGCCGACGCCTGGATGCTGCAAGCCACCGTCAGCCGGGGCATGAAGCTTGACCGCGCCGGCAACTGGCGCATCTTCGCGGGCTACAAATACATCCAGCCGGACGCCATGCCCGATGGCTACAACGACAGCGGCTTTCACCTGGGCGGCACCAATGCGCGCGGCTATTTCCTGGGTGGCTCGTATGCCTTTGACAAAAACGTGTCGGGGCAAATGTCCTGGAGCAGTTCAAAAGAGGTCTACGGCTCACCGCTGTCGATCGACATGATCCGCTTCGACCTGAACGCACGGTTCTGA
- a CDS encoding transposase: MQRLFAKNSFIHRHEWMLWRARKHKSFGDSLMERRTAKRKSRSGAGSNGNRVTMTELDEKLSEWVGVARSSGPVIVDRYEAPWVCIVSYPTWHDISHLKSYIPGGDHELVSLREVIDNAFAYEGDALTDLVDRCESEVAPKFVIRAWVLQIVYSIGHAAIVREALAYNMLWRWFVGYTGAWEPLPKAEAFIHDMRMVSTDPRVVQVVHRCLSKNIVTQPELSEFRINFGLLDTLHAHYSDMKLGSHKIIPVHPPSQGADPTTPG, from the coding sequence ATGCAGCGTCTGTTCGCGAAAAACAGTTTTATCCACCGTCATGAATGGATGCTGTGGCGTGCACGGAAACACAAAAGTTTTGGAGATTCCTTGATGGAAAGAAGGACGGCAAAGCGTAAATCCAGGTCGGGGGCAGGGTCCAACGGAAACCGGGTGACGATGACCGAGCTGGACGAGAAGCTATCGGAGTGGGTCGGTGTGGCGAGGAGTAGCGGGCCGGTGATTGTCGATCGCTATGAGGCCCCCTGGGTCTGCATCGTCTCGTACCCGACCTGGCACGATATCAGCCACCTGAAGTCATACATTCCCGGGGGGGACCATGAACTGGTGTCCCTGCGAGAAGTGATTGACAACGCATTCGCCTATGAGGGCGATGCACTCACCGATCTGGTTGACCGCTGCGAGAGCGAGGTGGCACCCAAGTTCGTCATCCGCGCGTGGGTGCTGCAAATCGTCTATTCAATCGGGCACGCGGCCATCGTTCGTGAAGCCCTGGCCTACAACATGCTTTGGCGATGGTTTGTTGGCTACACCGGCGCCTGGGAGCCACTGCCGAAAGCAGAGGCTTTCATCCATGACATGCGAATGGTCAGCACCGACCCACGCGTCGTGCAAGTCGTGCATCGCTGCCTGTCGAAGAATATTGTCACGCAACCTGAATTGAGCGAATTTCGTATCAATTTTGGATTACTCGACACATTGCATGCCCATTATTCCGACATGAAACTCGGAAGTCACAAAATAATCCCAGTGCACCCGCCCTCGCAGGGAGCAGACCCGACAACTCCTGGTTAA
- the gspI gene encoding type II secretion system minor pseudopilin GspI has product MTPPWPSALPPRPAQAGFTLIEVMVALAIVAVALAAFVRMTSQTTTDLGAIEQRTLAMLSAENSIAELRIGNLPAAGVQWVDCPQADQAFVCRVHIGPSQQGMRTVSVDVYPGRNSDQHLGSLQTQLAEPQK; this is encoded by the coding sequence ATGACCCCACCTTGGCCTTCAGCGCTGCCGCCACGCCCGGCCCAAGCAGGTTTCACCTTGATCGAGGTGATGGTTGCACTCGCTATCGTCGCCGTGGCGCTGGCAGCATTCGTGCGCATGACCAGCCAGACCACCACCGACCTGGGCGCCATCGAGCAGCGCACGCTGGCAATGCTTTCGGCGGAAAACAGCATCGCCGAGTTGCGCATCGGCAATCTGCCTGCAGCCGGTGTCCAGTGGGTCGACTGCCCACAAGCCGACCAGGCCTTCGTCTGCCGCGTGCACATCGGCCCCTCACAACAGGGCATGCGCACGGTCTCCGTCGATGTCTATCCGGGGCGCAACAGCGACCAGCATCTGGGCAGTCTGCAAACACAGCTGGCGGAGCCGCAAAAATGA
- a CDS encoding YbjN domain-containing protein, with product MSDMTMIHALSTERLQELLHSMGYRVTVSERAGQRQLLSAAQGIGFAVRPGNPAKTEGEFIDYTLSCALRVQGELPAGLTSTWNIGKRFSRLTSQGEFLVLEKDVIITGGVSQNYLRATADLWDRLLQEFVLFLREYVSTNTTPSANHQDDADPASAALPAAEDRAGDEADKAPASAGEKPSPQKTHKANAGAAL from the coding sequence ATGAGCGATATGACGATGATCCATGCCTTGAGTACCGAACGCCTGCAGGAGCTGCTGCATTCCATGGGATACCGGGTGACCGTGTCCGAACGCGCTGGACAGCGCCAGCTGTTGAGTGCGGCCCAGGGCATAGGGTTTGCAGTGCGTCCGGGCAACCCGGCCAAGACCGAGGGTGAATTCATAGACTACACGCTCAGCTGCGCGCTGCGCGTTCAGGGCGAGCTCCCCGCCGGGCTGACCAGTACCTGGAACATTGGCAAGCGTTTTTCCAGGCTGACCAGCCAGGGCGAATTCCTGGTGCTGGAAAAAGACGTGATCATCACCGGGGGGGTGAGCCAGAACTACCTTCGCGCGACGGCCGATCTGTGGGACCGCCTGCTGCAGGAATTTGTCCTTTTCCTGCGCGAGTATGTGTCGACCAACACCACGCCATCCGCCAACCACCAGGACGATGCCGATCCCGCGTCTGCCGCCTTGCCTGCCGCCGAAGACAGGGCAGGCGATGAAGCAGACAAAGCGCCGGCCTCCGCTGGCGAGAAACCCTCCCCCCAGAAAACGCACAAAGCGAATGCAGGAGCTGCACTATGA
- a CDS encoding prepilin-type N-terminal cleavage/methylation domain-containing protein codes for MSPNHRKRGFSLIEVMVVLVIIGIATAAISVNISAKPSDTLRLDARELAQRLTAAQNEVRLDGRVIAWQSLGEGYRFTRGVWVSVPGSVVPALSTAGALDLFERDDVLRPRQWRAGAVDVMPSRPLLLTSEWIGSPLRLELRSGNNKVVLERDATGAFVVP; via the coding sequence ATGAGTCCCAACCATCGAAAGCGTGGATTTTCTCTGATCGAAGTCATGGTGGTGCTGGTCATTATCGGCATCGCTACCGCGGCCATCAGTGTCAATATCAGCGCCAAGCCTTCCGACACGCTTCGGCTGGATGCGCGCGAGCTGGCGCAGCGGCTGACGGCCGCACAGAACGAGGTGCGTCTGGATGGGCGGGTGATCGCCTGGCAATCGCTGGGCGAGGGCTATCGGTTCACGCGCGGCGTCTGGGTCAGTGTGCCCGGCAGCGTCGTGCCGGCCCTGTCTACAGCGGGTGCGCTGGACCTCTTCGAACGCGACGATGTGCTGCGGCCGCGGCAATGGCGCGCTGGCGCGGTGGACGTGATGCCATCGCGGCCGCTGTTGCTCACCTCGGAGTGGATAGGCAGTCCGCTGCGGCTGGAGCTGCGCAGCGGCAACAACAAGGTGGTGCTCGAACGCGATGCCACCGGCGCTTTTGTGGTGCCTTGA
- a CDS encoding type II secretion system protein N, with product MVHTVGALIVAGGLCFWGMKLLDVKTQVLPPPAQALPAADPAGKALAEWLGPGEVRLNVAVLGLAQRSDRAVALLSINGAAPQPYLVGEPVMQSVTLKAIDADGVVLERAGRAIRIHAPVRPVLPSKGIEHVH from the coding sequence ATGGTGCATACCGTTGGCGCGCTGATCGTTGCCGGCGGCCTGTGTTTTTGGGGCATGAAGCTGCTTGACGTCAAAACGCAAGTGCTGCCGCCGCCCGCACAGGCGCTGCCGGCAGCAGACCCCGCAGGCAAAGCCCTGGCGGAATGGCTGGGGCCGGGCGAGGTGCGCCTGAACGTGGCGGTGCTCGGGCTGGCGCAGCGCAGCGACCGCGCGGTGGCCCTGCTCAGCATCAATGGCGCTGCACCACAGCCCTATTTGGTGGGCGAGCCCGTGATGCAGAGCGTCACGCTGAAGGCGATCGATGCCGATGGTGTGGTCCTGGAGCGTGCCGGTCGGGCCATTCGTATCCATGCGCCTGTGCGGCCTGTGTTGCCAAGCAAGGGCATTGAACATGTGCACTGA